The nucleotide window AGCAGGCTCAACGCGACCTTCTGCCAGCCGGAGAGCGGCGAGGCATGGTGGCTTACCAGGAGCATGAACGGCATCGACGCGAACAACTGGAAGACGAGGTACCCCCGGACGCCAGGTAGCTCCCGCGAGTGGTACTTCACCTCCGCGCCCTCCTGCTGCCAGTAGCCCAACGTGCGAGGAGGCAGGTCCGCGGGCCGCCAGCCCGTGGGCATCACCCAGAGGCGCAGCCGGTCCCAGTGGCTCTTCGTGGCGACGGCGTCCGCGAAGAGCCGGGCCCACGCCTGGAAGTTGATGACCGTCGGGTCCCAGGTGTTCGCCGGGGTCGTCAGGCCATAGGAGCACGGCTCGGTCTCCTCCTCGTAGGTGCCGAACATCCGGTCCCAGATGATGAGGAAGCCCGCGTAGTTCTTGTCGATGTACGCGTCGTTGCGCGCGTGGTGCACGCGGTGGTGCGACGGCGTGTTCAGCCACGACTCCACCCACCGCGGGAGCTTGGGGATGACCCGCGTGTGGGGGATGAACTGGAGCACCAGGTGGAAGGCCACCATCGCCAGCACCGCCTCCGGAGGAAAGCCCACCAGCACCAGCGGCCAGTAGAAGAGGAACGAGAAGAGGCGCTGCGTCACGCTCGCGCGCAGGGCCACCGCGTAGTTGAGCTCCTCGGTGGAATGGTGCGGCGAATGGGCCGCCCAGCCGATGTTGGTGCGGTGCCCGAAGCGGTGGAACCAGTAGAAGAGGAAGTCGACGCCCAGGAAGAGCGCCACGAGTGACAGCGGCGACGATGCGTCCAGCCGCCACGGCGCGAACTGGCCCAGCTGCGTGAAGAGGGGCAGCACCATCAGGGCCACCGCGACGTTGACGCACTGGTTCATCACCGCCGTGCCCATGCTCGCGATGGAGTCCTGGAAGCTGTAGTAGCCGTTGCGGCGCACCACGCACCAGGCGAACTCGGTCAGGGCCAGGACGATGACGAAGGGCGTCGCCACCGCGTAGACGTTGATGGACATGCCTCCGGTATATGGTCCCCCGAGCGGCCTGCGCCTTAACCCAGGTCAAGCCAGGGTCCTGAGAGACGTGAGATTCCCCAAGCTCTTCGAGCGCCTCGCCACGCTGGCCCCGCTTCCTCCCGAGGAATGGGCGAAGGCCGAGGCCGTGGCGAAGGAGCAGTCGCTCGCGAAGCGGGAGTTCTTCATGCGTCCGGGGGATGCGGCGGACCGGTTCGCCGTGGTGCTCCAGGGCGTCTTCCGGGGCGTGCGCGTGTCGCCACGCGGAGGCGAGTCCATCAAGGCCTTCCGCGCCGAGGGCGAGCTGATTGGCGCCTACGCGGAGATGTTGCAGCGGAAGCCTTCGATGACCGCGATTGAAGCGCTGGAGCCGAGCCGCGTGCTGGTGTTCCAGACGCGGGACTTCCAGACGCTGGAGCAGGGCCACGTGTGCTGGGAGCGGCTGGCGCGCCGGGTGGCGGAGCAGCACTTCCTCCTCAAGGAG belongs to Corallococcus exiguus and includes:
- a CDS encoding sterol desaturase family protein produces the protein MSINVYAVATPFVIVLALTEFAWCVVRRNGYYSFQDSIASMGTAVMNQCVNVAVALMVLPLFTQLGQFAPWRLDASSPLSLVALFLGVDFLFYWFHRFGHRTNIGWAAHSPHHSTEELNYAVALRASVTQRLFSFLFYWPLVLVGFPPEAVLAMVAFHLVLQFIPHTRVIPKLPRWVESWLNTPSHHRVHHARNDAYIDKNYAGFLIIWDRMFGTYEEETEPCSYGLTTPANTWDPTVINFQAWARLFADAVATKSHWDRLRLWVMPTGWRPADLPPRTLGYWQQEGAEVKYHSRELPGVRGYLVFQLFASMPFMLLVSHHASPLSGWQKVALSLLLWAMATAWSGMLESKAWSEPLELARVLAMGVAVTLWLVWASAPQTWSALTAAWLMVSLVWLRVARGAAARGPQSNPHPS
- a CDS encoding Crp/Fnr family transcriptional regulator, which translates into the protein MRFPKLFERLATLAPLPPEEWAKAEAVAKEQSLAKREFFMRPGDAADRFAVVLQGVFRGVRVSPRGGESIKAFRAEGELIGAYAEMLQRKPSMTAIEALEPSRVLVFQTRDFQTLEQGHVCWERLARRVAEQHFLLKERREQEFLELSAEERLVNFWEEHPHLKGRIPQRDVAAYLGITEVGLSRIVSRRRKRTD